The Bacteroidales bacterium genome contains the following window.
ATGCTTTACCCGATGGGTTGTTCACCAATCTTAAAGGGATTAAAACAAATGGAACCATTGATTATTCTCTAGATTTTAAGGTAAGACTCGATAACCCCGACAGCGTGTACTTAAATCCTAAATTGATTACCAGAAGTTTTGGACTTGTACAATATGGCTATAGAAACTTTAGCGCATTAAACGATACCTTTAGCCATGATGTATATGATGAAGGGCAGTATATTAGAACCATCCGTATTGATCCGAGCAATAAAAATTTCAAACGATTAGATGAGATTTCCCCGTTTATTATCAATGCTGTTGTTACCTTGGAGGATGGTGGATTCTTTACCAATCAAGGGTTTGATTTAGATGCGTTTAAATATGCTATTTCTGAGAATATTAAGCAGAAAAGATACGCCCGGGGTGGAAGCACAATAACCATGCAGCTGGTTAAAAATCTTTATCTTAATAAAAGTAAAAACTTATTCCGTAAGGCAGAGGAGTATTTAATAGTTTGGCTAATTGAGAATCAGGCAATAGTTCCGAAGGAAAGATTACTTGAGATCTATTTAAATATCATTGAATGGGGACCAAATATATATGGTGTTTCAGAAGCATGTCAATACTATTTTAGTAAAAGTCCCAAAGATGTTACACTTGACGAGGCTTTATATTTGGCAAGCATAGTTCCTCGCCCTAAAAAATTCAAATATTTATTTGAAAAGGATGGAAATCTAAAGTCGTTTATGGAGGATGATTTCAAATTCGTTAGCAATAAAATGCTATCACGAGGGATGATTTCCGAGGATCAATTTAACGATTTAACCTATAATATTAAGTTAAATGGGCAAGCAAAAAATATGCTAGCTGATACAGCTAGTACAATATCGGATTCTATAAGTATTGATGAAATTAGTATTGAGAGGGATACCGCTTTACTTTTACCTTAAATTATTGTATCTTGTTTTCGTTATTTTTTATTTAATCATATCTCTAATAAATTAACTGACTATGACTACTCAGCCATCAAAAAATGTAGAAGCAGTTGCCGAAAGCATTCAATGGTTTGGGCAGGCTTCTATTAAAATACAACAAGCAGGTAAAACAATTTACATAGATCCTTTCAATTTGAAAGTACCTGATAAGGCGGATGCTATCTTTATTACCCATCCCCATTTCGATCACTTTTCGGTTGAGGATATTAAAAGGATTGTCTCACCAGATACTGTTGTTTTTTGTCCTAGCGAGTTGAAAGAAAAAATTACAGACATTGGAATTACTAATGTTTATGGTATAAAACCTGGATTCGAGTCTGAGTGGAAAGGAATATCTATTCAGGCAGTTCCCGCATACAATATTGTTAAAGGTGACAAACATCCAAAGAGTAGTAACTGGTTGGGTTATGTTTTAACTCTGGGTCATGTTAAAGTTTACCATGCAGGGGATACTGAAAGAATACCTGAAATGCAGAACATTTCATGTGATATCATCCTCTTACCCATAGGACAGACATATACAATGAATACCATTGACGAAGCAGTAAAAGCAGTTCTTGATACAAAAGCATCTGTGGCAATTCCTATTCATTTTGGGATGTATGAAGGAAAAGTTGAAGATGCGGAGACTTTTGCAAAAATGCTTGAAGGGAATGTTAAGGTTATCATTCCAAAGCAATCAGCAAACTAGTAAGGATAAGCATAACTCTTTCTATTTAGGATGCTTTAATGTTATGGAAAACGTTTGTTACATCCTCATCCTCTTCAATCTTCTCAATTAGTTTTTCAACCTCTTCGAGTTGTTCAGGTGATAGAGATTTTGTGTCATTCGGTATCCTCTCGAAGTTGAAACTTAGAATATTCATTTTCCTATCTTCTAAAAATCGTTGGATAGGTCCAAAATTGGTGAAATCGGCAAAAATCATAATATTTTCATCCTCAGCAAAAATCTCCTCAACACCAAAATCAATTAATTCTAGTTCAAGTTCTTCGAGGTTAATACCATCCTTCATTTCCACTTTAAAAGAGCACTTGCGTTCGAAAAGAAAATCAAGCATCCCAGTGGTTCCAAGCGAGCCACCATATTTATTGAAATAGCTACGGACATTAGCTACTGTTCTTGTTGGATTATCAGTAGCTGTTTCAACAAGAACAGCTATACCATGAGCTGCGTATCCCTCATAAACAATCTCCTTATAATCCTTTTGATCTTTTTCAGTTGCCTTTTTAATTGCCCTTTCAACATTGTCCTTGGGCATGTTCTCCGATTTTGCAGTCTGAATCAGAAGCCTCAATCTTGGGTTACCTTCAGGATCGGGTCCACTAGCTTTAACAGCAATCGTAATTTCTCTGCCAATTCTAGTGAATACGCGAGCCATATTGCCCCAACGTTTCATCTTTCTAGCTTTTCTGTATTCAAACGCACGTCCCATATCAAAATCTTTAAAATGGTTAAATGATGTGCAAAGATAAAAAAGTATAGTAATGGATATTCATTCCCCTAATCAATATTTACTATTTTTATTTATCAAATAATTTCTATTTTAGTTGTTTTAATTTTCAAATCATTCTTAATTACAATAAAATAATAAGTTAGTGTATGAAAAGCCGAAGCGGAATTTCACAACGAGAGATAGATCAGATCATTAACGATTCTAAAATTTGCCATATATCAATGATTGATGCTGATGGACTTCCTTATGTACTACCATTTAACTTTGGATATAAAGATGGTCGATTATTCATTCATTGCGCCCCTGAAGGTAAAAAGATAGAGATTTGGGAAAAGAATCCAAAAGTTTGCGTTGCTTTTAGCACAGGTTATGAGATGAGAATTCAAAATGAAACCGTTGCTTGTTCATATTCTATGAAGTACCGAAGTGTGCTAATACATGGAGAATTATTGCCAATAGATGGGTATGATAGTAAAATTGAGATCCTTGAGATTATTATGGAAAAGTATTCAGGGAAAAGCAATTTCACATATAATCGACCTTCTGTAGATAATGTTAAGGTTTTTGAAATTAAAGTGGGTAGGGTAGAAGGAAGGGTTTATGGTTATTAGTTTGCTAATTGACGAGTTTCAATCAACTTAACTTTTTTTAGAAAGTTGACGAAGATCATCGAAAAAAAAACAGGATAGCTGAAAACCATATATAAAATAACCTATATTTATTACGCTAAATAATTGACTATAAAATGAAAAGTACATATTATGGCTAGTATCCGTGATTTTAAAAAAGATGTAAAATATCTAGTTAACCACTTTATTGATGAATGCTATACACAGTTGGCTTTCTCGGTTGTTTTAGATCAGGAGAATACTTTGGATATCATTTCGGATGCATTAAAATTGCGTGATGAAATCATCAGTAAATTGAATTCGAACTCTTTAAATGGAAATAAAATAGAGGGTAAATCTTATTATAATACCATTGCAGAAGATTTTTATCATCGTATAATTGAGTTAACAGAACGATTACATTCACTTGAAGATTAATATTATGAACTCATTCTTAGAATTGGCTCGTAAACGATTTAGTTGCAGATCTTTTTTGGATAAAAGTGTTCCTAAGGAGTTAATAGAGAAAATTTTTGAAACTGTAAGAATTGCGCCATCTGCTGTTAATTGTCAACCATGGCTATTTGTTATAGTCTCTGAAGGATCTTTGAAAAAACTAATTGCTTCATGTTATTCGCGACCTTGGCTTGAATTTGCTCCTGTTATTATTGTTGCTTGTGGGGATCATAGCCGTTCCTGGCGACGAGCAGATGGGAAGGATCATTGTGATATAGATATGGCAATTGCAATAGATCATTTAACTCTTGAGGCAGCAGATAATGGTCTTGCAACCTGTTGGGTATGTAAATTTGATGTAATGAAATGCTCTTCCATTTTAGAGCTACCCTCTCATATTACACCAGTGGCCTTAATACCATTGGGTTACCCTAAAGACACCATTGATTCCGAAAAACATTTAGAGAAAAGAAAATTGCTTTGCGATATAGTTTTTTGGGAGAAAATTAAATTTTAAATCCCCGTTTTAAACCGCTTAACCTCTTTTGAAAGTTTTTTGGCATTGCCTTCGGTTATTTGATCCAGAGCAGCCCAGAATTTAGGTCCATGATTTTTGTGTACTGTATGGCATAGTTCATGGAGTATAATATAATCGATAAACTCATCTGGGAGTTTCATTAAGAAGATACTTAAATTGATATTATCTTTTGATGAGCAGCTACCCCATCTACTTGTTGTTCGTTTTATACTTATTCTATTGAATTGAAACCCATATTTTTTGGCAATTAGTTCAACTCTTTGAGGAAGTATTTCCTTAGCTTCGAGTCGGTAAGCATTTTCAATCCCTTTTTTTGCAGCAATTTGTACCTGGTTGTTTGAAATATCAAGGTATTCAGGATAGAATACATTAATATTTTGGGAATCTATCTTTACTATGATTTTAGTACTGCTAACAGGAAAATAAATTAGCGTATGGGTTCTTGTCTTATAAACTCCCGATTGAATAATTAAATCCTCTCTTTTGTTGAAGTATTCAACTTTCTCGATTATCCACTCAGATTTTGATAGCACAAAGGATTCGGCACTTCTAAATGAAAGTGTACCCGGAATAGTAACTCTTACTCCAGAAGTGTTATTTATTGAAATTGATAGCCTACGTGCTC
Protein-coding sequences here:
- a CDS encoding transglycosylase domain-containing protein encodes the protein MFQSQQLFDALPDGLFTNLKGIKTNGTIDYSLDFKVRLDNPDSVYLNPKLITRSFGLVQYGYRNFSALNDTFSHDVYDEGQYIRTIRIDPSNKNFKRLDEISPFIINAVVTLEDGGFFTNQGFDLDAFKYAISENIKQKRYARGGSTITMQLVKNLYLNKSKNLFRKAEEYLIVWLIENQAIVPKERLLEIYLNIIEWGPNIYGVSEACQYYFSKSPKDVTLDEALYLASIVPRPKKFKYLFEKDGNLKSFMEDDFKFVSNKMLSRGMISEDQFNDLTYNIKLNGQAKNMLADTASTISDSISIDEISIERDTALLLP
- a CDS encoding nitroreductase — its product is MNSFLELARKRFSCRSFLDKSVPKELIEKIFETVRIAPSAVNCQPWLFVIVSEGSLKKLIASCYSRPWLEFAPVIIVACGDHSRSWRRADGKDHCDIDMAIAIDHLTLEAADNGLATCWVCKFDVMKCSSILELPSHITPVALIPLGYPKDTIDSEKHLEKRKLLCDIVFWEKIKF
- a CDS encoding pyridoxamine 5'-phosphate oxidase family protein — translated: MKSRSGISQREIDQIINDSKICHISMIDADGLPYVLPFNFGYKDGRLFIHCAPEGKKIEIWEKNPKVCVAFSTGYEMRIQNETVACSYSMKYRSVLIHGELLPIDGYDSKIEILEIIMEKYSGKSNFTYNRPSVDNVKVFEIKVGRVEGRVYGY
- a CDS encoding MBL fold metallo-hydrolase produces the protein MTTQPSKNVEAVAESIQWFGQASIKIQQAGKTIYIDPFNLKVPDKADAIFITHPHFDHFSVEDIKRIVSPDTVVFCPSELKEKITDIGITNVYGIKPGFESEWKGISIQAVPAYNIVKGDKHPKSSNWLGYVLTLGHVKVYHAGDTERIPEMQNISCDIILLPIGQTYTMNTIDEAVKAVLDTKASVAIPIHFGMYEGKVEDAETFAKMLEGNVKVIIPKQSAN
- a CDS encoding M48 family metallopeptidase; the protein is MQNTSKKIINYPKIGNITYKRNSRARRLSISINNTSGVRVTIPGTLSFRSAESFVLSKSEWIIEKVEYFNKREDLIIQSGVYKTRTHTLIYFPVSSTKIIVKIDSQNINVFYPEYLDISNNQVQIAAKKGIENAYRLEAKEILPQRVELIAKKYGFQFNRISIKRTTSRWGSCSSKDNINLSIFLMKLPDEFIDYIILHELCHTVHKNHGPKFWAALDQITEGNAKKLSKEVKRFKTGI
- a CDS encoding YebC/PmpR family DNA-binding transcriptional regulator — its product is MGRAFEYRKARKMKRWGNMARVFTRIGREITIAVKASGPDPEGNPRLRLLIQTAKSENMPKDNVERAIKKATEKDQKDYKEIVYEGYAAHGIAVLVETATDNPTRTVANVRSYFNKYGGSLGTTGMLDFLFERKCSFKVEMKDGINLEELELELIDFGVEEIFAEDENIMIFADFTNFGPIQRFLEDRKMNILSFNFERIPNDTKSLSPEQLEEVEKLIEKIEEDEDVTNVFHNIKAS